The genomic segment ATTTTTATTTTCTGCCCCGGATATATAAGATCTGGGTTTTTAATATCAGGATTCTCTTTCCAGACTTTAGGCCAGAGGAAGGGTCCTCTGAGCTTGTCAGAGGAGATATCCCACAGCGTATCCCCCTTTTTGACGGTGTATTCTTCTGAGGGCTTTTCCTGGGCGTTTAATACAGGGATGAAAATGACAGAAAAGATCAAAAACCAGAATATTTTTCTCATATTATTCCTCCAAATTTTTATCAAATCATAGAATAAACATATCTAACTACACGTTTTATGTCAAGTCTTTTTAGAACCTGAAACGTTTTAGGCCCTGAAAAAAGAGCCATGTGCAAGAATTTTAAAAACTTTGTTAAAATAGAGGTGTTTTAGATCATTCTGAAGGAGGCTAAATTGAGGCTGTTTTTGATATTGTCTTTATCCATTCTTTTGCCTGCCATTGCTTTAGCTCAAGGAAACAGTAAGGTCATAAATGCAGAAGAACTTAAAACGATGATCGATAAAAAAAAGAAAGTAGTCATAGTTGATGCGAGGACAGAGACCGAATATAGAGAAGGCCATATACCAGGTGCTATAAATATAGCTCCTGAGAAGCATAAGGAAATCGAGCAATACCTCCCGAAAAACAAGAAGCGTGCCTTAATATTTTATTGCCGTGGAACAGCCTGAGGATTAAGCCAGCAGGCTGCGGTCGCAGCCTCCAGAGCAGGTTATACCAACATTACCATCTTTGTTGGAGGAATGCCCGAGTGGAGGGCCAAAGGATACAGCGTGGAGAAAAGCGAACTGCAAAATTAATCTGCCACAGAGTTCACAGAGGAAAACAGCAATATCTTTCATTTTTGGACACAGATTAACACAGATCGCCAGGATACTAAGTATGAAGAATTAAATAATTAATTATCTGTGTATATCTGTGAAAATCTGTGTCCATAGTAGTTTCTCTGTGTCCTCTGTGGTTTTTTACATTATTTGGGTTTGTCCGAAAGCTTTCTCCTCATCTCATACAGCTTGTTAAGCGCCTCTATGGGAGTCAGGTTAAGGATATCAAGACCGAGGAGTTCTTTTATTACAGGGTCTGCCTGCGTGGTAAAAAGGTCAAGCTGGCTTTTACGAAATCCAGTCCCGAAGCTTCGGGACTTATCCGCGGCCTGGGGGCTGTAAGCAATCTTTGGCGCGCCGAGTTCGTTGAGCTCAGCCCTCTCGAGGTTGTAAAGAATCTCCTTTGCCCTTTCAAGTATATCTTCAGGCAGGCCGGCCAGTCTTGCCACCTGAATGCCATAACTTTTATTAGTAGGGCCTTCTTCGATCTTCCTGAGAAAGATTATTTCGTCTCCCCACTCCTTTACAGCAATATTGAAATTCTTCACTCCATTAAGAACAAGCGCAAGCTCTGTCAGCTCATGGTAGTGGGTTGCAAAGAGTGTCCTTGCCTTTATCTGTCTTGCAATATACTCAGCCACTGCCCATGCAATGCTGATACCGTCAAATGTGCTCGTTCCCCTTCCAACTTCATCGAGGATTATCAGGCTTCTTTCAGTTGCATTATTTAGAATATTTGCAGTCTCTGTCATCTCCACCATAAATGTGCTCTGACCTTTTGTTATAACATCTGATGCGCCAATCCTTGTATATATCCTGTCAACATAACCAACCCTCGCATTCTCAGCAGGGACAAAACTACCAATCTGGGCCATTAAAACAATGAGGGCTATTTGCCTCATATAAGTCGACTTTCCTGCCATGTTCGGCCCTGTGATAACTAAGATATTGTTGTCCCCTGAATCAAGAAGGGCATTGTTAGGCACAAATCTCTCACCGAGATGCATCCTCTCAAGCACAGGGTGCCTGCCTTCAGTGATGTGGATTGTATCTCCATCATCAACCAGAGGCCGCGCATAATTATATTTCTCAGCCACGTGGGCAAGGCTTGAGAGGGCATCTAATGTAGCTATTGCAAGCGCAGCCCTCTGAAGCCGCTCTGTTTCTCCTGAAATCTTTAAGCGCACTTCTTGAAAAATCTCATACTCAAGGTTTTTCAGCCTGTCTTCAGCCCCCAGAACCTTAGCCTCGTATTCTTTGAGTTCAGGCGTTATAAATCGCTCGCCACCTGCGAGGGTCTGTTTCCTTATATAATCAGCCGGGACCTGGGAAAGATTAGCTTTTGTAATTTCTATGTAATAACCAAAAACCCTGTTATACCCTACTTTAAGAGAGTTTATCCCCGTCCTCTGCCTCTCTTTTGCCTCGATAGCTGCTATAAAATCCCTGGCACTGCCGCTAATCTGTCTCAGCTCATCAACATCCCTGTTAAAACCTGTTTTTATTAAACCACCATCCTTCAGGCTTATCGGAGGGTTATCTGCAATTGCGGATTCTATTAAGTTTACGGCATCAAAAAACTCATCAATCTGCCTGTTTAAATCACAGAGGAGATTATCGCTATGCAGAGCAAGAAGCTGTTTAATCTCAGGGACTATTTTTAAAGAGGCTTTTAAAGACAGCAGGTCTCTCGCATTGGCTGAACCGAAAGATATTCTTGATGCCAGCCTCTCTATGTCGGAAATCCCCTTTAAAAGTCCCCGCAGTTTAGAATATCTCTTGTTATCAAGTAATATATCAATTGCATCCTGTCTGAGTTTTATCTCATTAAGCTCTATAAGTGGCCTGTGAAGCCATGACCTTAAAAGCCTGCCACCCATCGGGGTAATGGTCTCATCAAGAATACCGAGGAGGCTACCATCCCTGTCGCCATCTCTCACGTTCTTGGTAATTTCGAGGTTTCGCAGGGTTGCTGCATCGAGGAACATGCAGGATGCCCTTCTGAGGACATTGATTTTTTTGAAACTCAGATTTCCTTTCTGGTTATTTTCAAGATAGTTTATCAGGGCACCGGCAGCAGATACGGCAACCACCATACCCTCACACCCATAACCGTCAAGGGAAGCCACCCTGAAATGCTTTAAAAGTGCCCTGTATGATTCGAGATAATCGAAATGCAGGTCATCATAAGGGGTAAGATAAAAACCATCAAGATTATCTGCCGCCAATGGGTTATTTTTGAGGCTCAAAGGTAAAAGTATTTCTTTTGGTTCAAACCTGCTTATCTCATCCCTTAAGTCCTCTATGGACTCGTAAACCAGAAATTCTCCTGTTGTTATATCTGCTACAGCAATGCCGATAAGGTTTTCTTTCAGAAAAAAACTCATTATGTAGTTATTCTCTCTGGGGTCTTCGGGAGAAAAGGTGCCAGGGGTAAAAACATTTACCACTTCCCTTTTAACTATCCCCTTTGCCTCCCTTGGGTCCTCGACCTGCTCGCACAGGGCTACCTTATATCCTGCCTTTATCATCTTTGCTATATAAGTATCCGCTGTAAAATAAGGCACACCACACATAGGCACAGGTGCCTCTTTTCCCCTGTCTCTTGTAGTGAGCGCTATCTGAAGTGTTCTGGAAGCAATAACTGCATCCTCCCCGAACATCTCATAAAAATCACCGAGGCGGAAAAAAAGAATGGAATCGGGATGATTACTTTTTATTTCGCTGTATTGTCTCATTAAGGGTGTTAGCTCACTCATTGATTAACCTTCCTGCTTATCCCTAAGACACGTGGAATACAAATACACCCTAAGGCGTCACTCCACTGCCTGCTTTAAAAGCTTAAGGACAGCCTGGGCGTCTTTCCACGTAAGCCATTTGTCCTTCGGGTTTCTCAGTAAATAGGCTGGATGAAATGTTGGTATGAACGGTATCCCTGCATAGTTAAAAAGCTGTCCTCTCAGCTTGCTTATTGGTATTTTTGTCATGAGCAGGCTCTGTGCTGAAACCCTGCCGAGGGATACAATCACCTTTGGGTTAATTATCTTTATCTGCCTTTCGATAAACTGTTTGCAGGTATTTATCTCATCTTCTTCAGGGTCTCTGTTATAAGGGGGCCTGCATTTTATAATATTGGCTATGTAGACTTCTTCTCTCTTGAACCCCATTTTTTCGATAAGGCTGGTAAGGAGTTTTCCAGCATCTCCAACAAAGGGGCGTCCCTGAATATCTTCATCCTTGCCAGGGGCTTCCCCTATGAACATGATTTCTGCCTCAGGGTCTCCTTCGCCAAACACAATATTGGTGCGGCCTTTTGAGAGTTTACATCGCTTGCAGTTACCAATCTCTTCTCGCAGGGCATTTAAAGCAGCCTCCTTACTTTTAAGTGACGAGTGATGAGTGACGAGTGACGAGTTTAGTTTGGAGTTGTGTTTTTTACTCGTAACTGTTTTAATTGGTAGCCTTTCAAAGCCCAGCGCCTGGTAGAACTCAAGAATGTTCTTTATATCATCTGTAATATTTGCCATTTTTAACTTTTAACTTTTAACTTTTCTATCGTTCTCCCCATTTGAGTTTGGCCCTTAATACCTGAAAATAATCCCTGCTG from the Nitrospirota bacterium genome contains:
- a CDS encoding rhodanese-like domain-containing protein, producing MRLFLILSLSILLPAIALAQGNSKVINAEELKTMIDKKKKVVIVDARTETEYREGHIPGAINIAPEKHKEIEQYLPKNKKRALIFYCRGTA
- the mutS gene encoding DNA mismatch repair protein MutS, which encodes MSELTPLMRQYSEIKSNHPDSILFFRLGDFYEMFGEDAVIASRTLQIALTTRDRGKEAPVPMCGVPYFTADTYIAKMIKAGYKVALCEQVEDPREAKGIVKREVVNVFTPGTFSPEDPRENNYIMSFFLKENLIGIAVADITTGEFLVYESIEDLRDEISRFEPKEILLPLSLKNNPLAADNLDGFYLTPYDDLHFDYLESYRALLKHFRVASLDGYGCEGMVVAVSAAGALINYLENNQKGNLSFKKINVLRRASCMFLDAATLRNLEITKNVRDGDRDGSLLGILDETITPMGGRLLRSWLHRPLIELNEIKLRQDAIDILLDNKRYSKLRGLLKGISDIERLASRISFGSANARDLLSLKASLKIVPEIKQLLALHSDNLLCDLNRQIDEFFDAVNLIESAIADNPPISLKDGGLIKTGFNRDVDELRQISGSARDFIAAIEAKERQRTGINSLKVGYNRVFGYYIEITKANLSQVPADYIRKQTLAGGERFITPELKEYEAKVLGAEDRLKNLEYEIFQEVRLKISGETERLQRAALAIATLDALSSLAHVAEKYNYARPLVDDGDTIHITEGRHPVLERMHLGERFVPNNALLDSGDNNILVITGPNMAGKSTYMRQIALIVLMAQIGSFVPAENARVGYVDRIYTRIGASDVITKGQSTFMVEMTETANILNNATERSLIILDEVGRGTSTFDGISIAWAVAEYIARQIKARTLFATHYHELTELALVLNGVKNFNIAVKEWGDEIIFLRKIEEGPTNKSYGIQVARLAGLPEDILERAKEILYNLERAELNELGAPKIAYSPQAADKSRSFGTGFRKSQLDLFTTQADPVIKELLGLDILNLTPIEALNKLYEMRRKLSDKPK
- a CDS encoding uracil-DNA glycosylase yields the protein MANITDDIKNILEFYQALGFERLPIKTVTSKKHNSKLNSSLVTHHSSLKSKEAALNALREEIGNCKRCKLSKGRTNIVFGEGDPEAEIMFIGEAPGKDEDIQGRPFVGDAGKLLTSLIEKMGFKREEVYIANIIKCRPPYNRDPEEDEINTCKQFIERQIKIINPKVIVSLGRVSAQSLLMTKIPISKLRGQLFNYAGIPFIPTFHPAYLLRNPKDKWLTWKDAQAVLKLLKQAVE